The proteins below are encoded in one region of Oharaeibacter diazotrophicus:
- a CDS encoding TspO/MBR family protein: MTRSSTAVASAFRLLGAVALCFSAAAIGSAATLPAIPTWYAGLDKPAFTPPNAVFGPVWTLLYLLMALVLWRLFEAPAGPARRRALTAFLVQLVLNAAWSVAFFGLHSPAAGLAVILPLWLAIAWTIAAARPVVGRWSLALAPYLAWVSYAVALNVGVLLLND; this comes from the coding sequence TTGACCCGTTCGTCCACCGCCGTCGCCTCGGCGTTCAGGCTCCTCGGCGCCGTCGCACTCTGCTTTTCCGCCGCCGCGATCGGCAGCGCCGCCACCCTGCCGGCGATCCCGACCTGGTACGCCGGCCTCGACAAGCCCGCCTTCACGCCGCCGAACGCGGTGTTCGGGCCGGTGTGGACCTTGCTCTACCTGCTGATGGCGCTGGTGCTGTGGCGCCTGTTCGAGGCCCCGGCCGGCCCGGCGCGCCGACGCGCCTTGACCGCCTTCCTGGTCCAGCTCGTCCTCAACGCCGCGTGGTCGGTCGCCTTCTTCGGGCTGCATTCACCGGCGGCGGGGCTCGCGGTGATCCTGCCGCTCTGGCTCGCGATCGCCTGGACGATCGCCGCCGCGCGGCCGGTGGTGGGGCGCTGGAGCCTCGCGCTCGCGCCCTATCTCGCCTGGGTGTCCTACGCCGTCGCGCTGAACGTCGGCGTGCTCCTGCTCAACGATTGA